In Oncorhynchus tshawytscha isolate Ot180627B linkage group LG24, Otsh_v2.0, whole genome shotgun sequence, the genomic window cactttacACCTAATGCATAGAAATAAATAGGACTATGATTTCAATGGCCCAGCACTGTGCCATCCTCATTGCCCCTCATTGTGTCTGCCTCTGTGTGTTCCCAGGCAGCAGGAGAGGATAAACTCTCAGAGggaggacatagagagacagaggaagctgCTGGGTAAGAGGAAGccttctaccaccaccaccacaacggCCCAGAGCCTCACCCTCCTCACCACCCCCAACACCATGGAGCCTCCAACCGCCCCCAACAGCTCCGGTACCAACAAACGCAAGAGCAAGACCAACGGACAAGACAACGAAGCGTAAGGACGATTTGTACCTCTGGCTTATCTttgtgggtcatgttcattaggaacaaaatggaataaaacaaaggaaaacggggagggactacatgaacttgtccaataagaaaggcTCCTTCTCATTTTCTATTGCAAAATGTTTACCCTTGAGTATCCTTATGAACATGACACAGATATAGGGAAAGGGTGTCCCAATGCCCTTTTTAGGAATTTTAGACGATTTGATTTATATAGGCAATATGGTGAAACTTCCACCTAGCTTATTAGAGGACAAGTTGAAGCTATTACGATATTGCTTACACCTGttaaatcctctcagatctccacaagtgcagAGGGTCTAGGGGTCGATTTGGCCAGTGTCGTTGACTTATGCCAAGCCCCCACAGTAAGAGTTTGGAACGATAGTGGCACGATTCATGTGTCGCAGCTGTTTTTCATGATCTTTAGATCGTTTGTGAAAAACGGGAGCTCATGAGTCACAGTATGGCAGGTTCAACGACATCCAATTTATTGCACTTGTGAGCTCCGGACAACACCAAATGTCTGAATTTTCTGTCACAGTTCTGCAGGAGTTGGCAAGGTAACTTTGTTCAACTCTGAGTACTTGGGCTAACCGGTACCATGAAAATGtctcaccttttagccaggtaaatgtCTATGGCAAAGAAACCTTCGAAACTAACCTGCTCTGGGGCAGGCTAACTCCATTTATCCTGAATGAAGTGTCTGAGCTgtgagttgaggaccaatgaaatcagatttCCTACCTTTTGCAAAGATTGCGTCATTTGAGGAAGACTACTAAGGCGAACCGAGTGGGATAACTGGGCCCAAAATCTTCTCAAGAAGGTGGTGCATCTTATTTCATTTTTTCCCACTAACCAAGCAAGACTTTTTATATATGGAGGTCATTGAGAGCGTGTCAAATTTGGTCCCAGAAAATTGCAATGGCTTATTTGCTGCGTGAGGCTTATTtgaataaatatatgttttgtaaTGTTTAGATTGTTACTAGTGTATTGATATAAGTAAGACCCATGACATCCCTGCAactttgagggggaaaaaaacactttatatcagAGTTGTCTATTCACatgcgtatctgccctctcattggctagaatggtccaaCTCCCACCTGATCTTTCCTCCCGACTGCCTTCCGTTTTTGAAGACATTTCATTTAATTGTTAGAGCGGCCGCTTGAGTATCTGGTCAACAGAATGGATGATCTGCGACAATATCCACCGTCGTAATACGGATGAatcctgagctggaatgtgacactaactgaagctggctagcttttGAAAACCCTAAGTGGATTTAGCTTCTAATGTAGTATGCCACTCTGATCTTTTGTCCAATTATTGGCAAAGCACTAATCTGATTTGGTCAAAATACTAGTTAGTGGCAAAAGATCCGAATTGGACTGCCCTTTATTAACATAGCCATTGTTCGCCGACTAGAACGTATACATTATGACAGATTTGAGAAATAAGCCATTCATTTTGTTTGAATCTGTTATTTTGAATGATGAAATAAAATCTAACTTTATTCATAATAGTGGAAATGACACGAACAGCGTCACAGCAGCTGAGTCGCAAAGTGTGAGCACTCTTCTGATAGCAAATCTTCAAAATGTACcagctgttctttctctcttacaGTGGAGGATATCAAAATACATTAGCCTTTACAAAAAAATCACCGTGTGGGAGAGCCATTAATGAAGAGGGTGTTAGGTTCTTAACAAAGTTCAAAACGGATGACTAGGAAAAGCTCAAatcaagtttattcacccactgggtcatatAGCTGTAAAGACCAAGACATTTTTACACAAGCACATATATTTATACCCTCCTACTAGGCAGAGTCAACTACTTGCACATCTAGACACCCAGTACTTCTCGATTGCTAGTCAGGAACTTAATTGGTTCCTCTCACTGGTGTAGTCATGGCCACGCCTCCCTGCTAGAACCTTGgtgggtgtatatgtgtgtaacaGAACTGTTCCTTCTCACTTCATCTGTCCTGACCTCGGCCCaaattcctcactcctccctacTCCATGGCTGTCCTACCTTTATCAGTAACTAAAACCAGACTGTTGCCCTTTGCCTTCCTCCATAGGATCCATGAGATTTAACAATAACATGTTTGACCGACTGTAAACGTCCTGCCTCCTCCCCATTTGTCTCACTCAGTAACTTTCCATACACCTAGTTCTTATCCACCCTCCACTGACACAAACCTATACATTCATTATACATGGAAAGTAATCAATAAGTTCTAGTAAGGTAGCATGAATAAAGATATTTCAAGCTAGAATCCAACAAGCGTCAAATATGCACATCCAAGTTGTTCAGGTGCTGAACAGCAagcttccacacaggtgtagcTGGTCCGTTGATTAAGCGCCTGAGGCAGTCTTCAATAGGGACGAAAACCGAATGAAGATTACTTTGTTTTATAGTTGCCCCTTTTGTCTTTGAACCACACAGGTTGTCGCTTGCAGAATATCACGAGCAGGAGGAGATTTTCAAACTCCGGCTTGGGCATCTAAAGAAGGTACTGTCCGTCTCCGCTGAAAAGAAACAGGGGAAATGCAATACACAATAAATCCAAACAGTACTGTCATTAGACATGATTGTTATATGAAGAGTGTGTGATACTGAGTGactaacaagtgtgtgtgtgtgtgtgtgtctcctgtaggaggAGGCAGAGATCCAGGCAGAGCTGGAGAGGTTGGAGCGTGTCAGGAACCTCCACATCCGGGAGTTGAAGAGGATCCACAACGAGGACAACTCCACGTATGCTCCCCTTGGCCTTCCTCTCTTTTTCTGCATTCCATTCCAATTACCAAACTCGTTCTCACTACAAAGTAGATTTATCTTATCATGGTCCTGAAGATTGAAGGCAGGTTGAtgtttgtcatgaatcttgccctggaggcagaactgagagaTTTCCGCTAGCTGGGCCAGCTGTAAAGTCataattggctatattgtaaaatttcatgaaaacaaaaatgtaaccataatttaaggttagggttaagcatCAGAATTGGCAGTGTGGTTGGGGTTAAAATTCGATTTGTTGACTTTTTGGCTACGCCAGGTAGTGaccactgcagagctgcctccagggcaagattcatgacaataaatgccaacccgCAGATTGAAGACCTTGATTATTTGAATCTAGTGGGTTAGTGGAGCAAAAGCCAGCACATCCTGTAGCTCTCTAGGACCAGCAAGAGTACAGAACATTTTGGAGTGGACTGTCCTGTTGTATGTTTATCCTCCTGGAATGTAGCATGTACCTGTTCCTTTGCTCAATCCTCATTCAGAAACTGACCAGTGGTCTCCCCCTCTCATCAGATTTAAGGACCACCCCACGTTGAACGATCGATATCTGCTATTATATCTACTGGGACGAGGTGGCTTCAGTGAAGTTTACAAGGTGACCACTTTTTAGTcttggtgtcagtaaacgtcggcaaacaGCTTTGTCACTGAACCTATATAACATGAGAAcagtctaaccagctctgctaggatgagtaaaatggtcagagtgaggtgttctcatTTTgtttctggaagtagctagcaaactAGCCAATTTAAGCCAGTTAACTTGAGAACCCTCAGATTaaccctactccttggccagagcgtccagtgtgcccTCTATGCGCTCCGAgtgaacggacaatctgacaacgctctgaatttacgaacgacCTAGAGCGCACTCTGTAACACTGGAGGCAATTTACGAAAGGCATCCATACATGTAATGAACTGAATATTGCTCTATAACATTGTTTTGGTCTGACTCTGTGTTCATCCCTAGGCCTTTGACCTAACGGAGCAAAGATACGTGGCGGTTAAGATCCACCAGCTCAACAAGAACTGGAGGGACGAGAAGAAGGAGAACTACCACAAGTAAGGAAACCTGCGGCTGGACTGTCATTTTGTGTCCGCCAAACAGCTGCCTCGGCACACAGAATAATAATTTGAAGTAGACTGGAAAGCATTTTATGGAAAACAAGTTTGATGTGCTGCTATTGCCGTTTGTATCATATACAACACAGTTTCTCGCTTTTTACTTTAGATTTGAGTAAATAATTGCTGCCTtctcatagatatcatccaaGAGAAATTCAAAGATTAAATCAGTTGTTTTGCGTATAGAAAATGTTGCCTCCAACTCCGCTACCTCAGTCGTTGGCAgtgttttaaatattttaatcAGCCCATAAACTATTATTTGAACTTAAATCACACACAAACTCCTTGGATGGTTGATGTAATACCCCCTTAATCTGTACATCCATTATCCGGTTGTAGGGATTTTCCAAGATGTTCTCGGCTGTGTGTCTTCATGTGAATGCTTAGGTCCGACACTGTagactctactgtgtgtgtgtgctgtgttgagTCACTACAGTGTTTGACCGTAGTGCATCCATGTTTGTTTCAGGCATGCCTGCAGAGAGTACAGGATCCACAAGGAACTGGACCATCCCCGAATAGTCAAACTGTATGACTACTTCTCACTGGACACAGACTCGTAAGTCACTCCATCACTAACCCATGGATGGATAGGAActttcatccatgcttttattcaTAGTCAATCAATTTAGCCCTTAGTTCAGTGTCTGTATGGTGACTTCCATTATTCTAGTTTTTTTCTCCTAATTTTATACGGCTTCACTCTGTGTTCTCTTCCCCAGGTTCTGCACAGTGCTGGAGTTCTGCGAGGGCAACGACCTGGACTTCTACCTGAAGCAGCACAAGCTGATGTCTGAGAAGGAGGGCCGCTCCATCATCATGCAGATCGTCAACGCCCTCAAATACCTCAACGAGATCCGTCCGCCCATCATCCACTATGACCTCAAGCCAGGTCAGTCAGGCCACGGTCAGCTCCTGACAACCCTTACTCTAACCTGCCCCcgataaccctaaccttaattcagTGAGGTCCATTTAAGACAAAAGCTGACTCGATTTGATGGCTAGAAATGATGGCTAGAAATGTACACTCCcttattgctgactacaaatcatctataactgggctaataacaccctaactagcaaagaatattaACCAAATGTGCACGTGGCTACATGCATTTcctgctttgatctcaaaacaagcgcatctactcacaACCGCTCATGGTgtaaacagtccagttcaaagtaagtGGCACAGATTCATACAATGGTTTATTTGCATGTAGGCccactgcagctctgattggttatgccgctCTGGTCTATGTACAGTACGTGCTGAGTTGtgcatgtcaatgcaatagaatcctattccaatgtgttctgcctacaacaaaatctcttgcctagttagttttgcatactaatacgtcttgcatagtttgtttttgtttcggtatgttgtgTTGAAAGTGGCAAATATTGTTGATTTGATCACAACTGCatcagtaaagggaaacgttgatattgtttaactaacagggaaaactctgaCCTTTTAGAAAGTTGATTAATCTCTTGCTTCTCTCCGTGGGCTAATACTGTATTTCGGGGCTACTACGCGCTGAAATACAATTAACTGCTTACCACAAATAACCTCAATCAAAAGATTAATCACAATGTGTGTTATGCGTTTCACTAcatttcccatctctctctctccataggcAACATCCTCTTGGTGAACGGCACGGCGTGCGGTGAGATCAAGATCACCGACTTCGGCCTGTCCAAGATCATGGATGACGACAGCTACAACTCTGTGGACGGGATGGAGCTGACCTCCCAGGGAGCAGGGACTTACTGGTACGCACTTTAAACACACTTGCAAGCGTGCACaagcaaaaacacacatacaacagCCAGCATTGGAAACTTTTTAACATTCACACACTCAATCTAcaatggataaataaataaaaaattaaacgacatatgcaaccatttcaaaagacttttactgagttacagttcatattgggaaatcagtcaattgaagttCATTAGGctgtaatctatggatttcacatgaccggaAATACAGATGCATCTGTAGGTCACAGATACtgtaccttttaaaaaaaaaaaaatttaaaaatgtgAAGGTAGGTGCGTGGATCAgtaaaccagtcagtcagtgtctgatgtgaccaccatttgctttacacagctccttcgcatagagttgttcaggctgttgattgtggcctgtggaatgttgtcccgctgtacaaagttgctggatattggcaggaactggaacgcgctgtcgatccagagcatcccaaacaagctCAATGGGGGAAgagctgggacattttcagcttccaggaattgtgtacagatcattgCGACACAGGGCCGacatggcggtggatgaatggcacgacaatgggcctcaggatcttatcacggtatctctgtgcatttaaattgccatcgataaaatgcaattgtgttcgttgtccgtagcttattcctgcccatagcaaaaccccactgccaccattgGGCGCTCTGTTCACAGTGTTGACGTCAGCAAACCTCTCACCCACACGACGCTATACTGacatctgtctggtacagttgaaacctggGATTCATCCTCGAAGTGCACACTTCTCCAGGGAGCCAGTGGCATTCGAAGGCGAGGATATGCCCACTGAAGTCgtttacgacgccaaactgcaatAAGGTCAAGACCCTAATGAGGATCAAGAGGAGCACACTGATGTCTTTCCCTGACACGGTTTCTAACAGTTtgcgcatggaacatttctgggttcTTTTTAAATCCGCTCGTGAAACAcgagaccaacactttatatgttgcgttttaaatatttgtttagtATACATTACTAATTTATAATGCCCCCTCTGCAGGTACCTGCCCCCAGAGTGTTTTGTGGTCGGCAAGGAACCCCCCAAGATCTCCAACAAGGTGGATGTGTGGTCGGTGGGGGTCATCTTCTACCAGAGCCTCTACGGACGCAAGGTAAACACACCACGCTCAAGTAGAACGCTTGAATGGATTCCCCTTCGCAACGCTGTGCGTCCTTGCGATGTCTTGCTAACATCGTTCCTGACAAACGTCACCGTCTGAAACGTTACTCTAGAACCAGCTGTTCTAGCGAGGCTACTGAAACTTTACACATTGAAGTATTTATTTGCTAGTCCCTTCGACCGTTCTCCTTTTGTCCTTCTCAAG contains:
- the LOC112223768 gene encoding serine/threonine-protein kinase tousled-like 2 isoform X2; this translates as MMEELHSLDPRRQELLEARFTGVGVAKGSGINESSNQSLCSVGSLSDKELETPEKKPSDQRTRKRKGEQYDKGGARSHKISDYFEVQQGSPSSTGSAAPAEPFSSSSSSLKPVLLHSSSSFHKSTQSDLTLEKLTALENNKNSDLEKKEGRIDDLLRANCDLRRQIDEQQRALERYKERLNKCVTMSKKLLIEKSKQEKRTCRDKSMQDRLRLGHFTTVRHGASFTEQWTDGYAFQNLIKQQERINSQREDIERQRKLLGKRKPSTTTTTTAQSLTLLTTPNTMEPPTAPNSSGTNKRKSKTNGQDNEALSLAEYHEQEEIFKLRLGHLKKEEAEIQAELERLERVRNLHIRELKRIHNEDNSTFKDHPTLNDRYLLLYLLGRGGFSEVYKAFDLTEQRYVAVKIHQLNKNWRDEKKENYHKHACREYRIHKELDHPRIVKLYDYFSLDTDSFCTVLEFCEGNDLDFYLKQHKLMSEKEGRSIIMQIVNALKYLNEIRPPIIHYDLKPGNILLVNGTACGEIKITDFGLSKIMDDDSYNSVDGMELTSQGAGTYWYLPPECFVVGKEPPKISNKVDVWSVGVIFYQSLYGRKPFGHNQSQQDILQENTILKAKEVQFPPKPVVTTEAKAFIRRCLAYRKEERIDVLQLAQDPFLMPPFRKALATGAGPLVSGSTPSTSSAYNSSASN